CCAACATATAAGAATCTCCATCCCTGATAATAGAAGGAAAATCTGTGAGATGGATATTATGCACACGGTTATATGGCGTTCTTCCGAAATACCGCTCATTTGTATAAAGTGCACGGAATTTGATTATACGTTTAATCGATTCTCGTTCAGTTTCTCCTTGAAGAATATACACAGGGTTGCCTTCTTCTTTGGCTCCGCGAACAAGACTCATGGTGCGATTTGTCTGCATATAACCTGTGTCCAAATGAATACGTTTCACTGCGTTTACCGTAATGGGAATAAACAAAGCAAAGAAAAAAATACTTCGAATGACTTGATCTTTCCTGTTCGATGAACTCAAACATTTCAAGGCGGACTTGTTAAACCGGGGAGCCGACAAAAACAACAAAATGGTTAAAAGTGCCAATTCGAATACAACGGACTGATACCGAAAAAGCACTCGTTCAGGTCGAGTGAAAGGGAAAATAGACGTAACAGCGTACGCATGTCCCAAAAAACCAAATAAAAAAGGAACCGCTGTAATAGATATGTCATTCCACTTTTTATTCAGTGCGATCACCGCAACGATAATTGTTGAATAGTATAATACAGCTGGAGCCCGACCAGGATACTTAAAATAGACCAAGAAATTTGCCAAATACTGCAATAAAGAACTTGAACAAGACTGCCATGTATTGGTTGCAAGATTAATAGCACGAATCGGACGATGCGAATCTTGGATAAGCTCCATTCTGCCGAAAGAACTGCAAGTCAATGTATTGAAAAAAAAGGTTTCAACAGCAAAAAAAACTACGAACACACTTAAAAAACAAACACCATTACGAACAAAATTTTTCTTGTCATCCGAAAACAGATATAAAAGAGAAAGAAACGCTGGAATATAGTAAACAGTTGTGATTTTTGCTCCATATGCGATAAAAAGGAAAAAAGCACTGATAACTATATTGAATTTATCTTTTTTGTCTCGCCAACGGATTAAGAAATAGAGAGCTAACAGCACAAAGGGTACAACCGTCCCCATGGGTAAAAGTTGAGTCCCCTGGCGCAGCATGGGGTCCGAAAAAATCAGCAAAATAGCTGCGACTAATCCCAATCGCCACGTACGTACTTTCTCCAACAACAAAAAAGCAAAAAGCGCAGACAAAGTAGAAGTAACAAAAGGCCATATATAATAGAATTTAGGGGCAGTTCCAAAAACTTTCTGAAGCAAAAAAAGTGGAATATTAATGGCCCATCGGCATGCATGGTGATTCAATTGAAAGGGGACTTCGCCAAAAAGGACATACTGTTTAACAATTGACCATTTATAAATGGCATCGCCTCCACTTTCGACCACATTGGAAGTCAAAAAACGAAAAAACAAAGAAAAAGATATCAAAAATAAAATATTTACCCACAATAAAACATATCGTTTTTCAAAAAAATTCTTAATATTTGTCCAATCATACATTAGCGCCTCTTTTTAATTTGTAGCCGTATACCTGGCAATAGCTCACTTTCAAACGTTTTTTTACACAAGTTAGTTGCTCTTAATTCTGGTCATAAAATAACGATCAAGAAAATAAGCTGTAAGCCAACAGAGAGATAAAACACTAAGGATATTAAAACCCCAATATTGTTTTGGAATAAATGGTACCAAAACCAAACGAAAAATTACTATTCCAACAAAGAAGTGTACACCATAAAGGACAAGAGAATGTCGCCCCATCAAAGCCAGTGAAGCGAGAATCCGTTGAGCGAGGGAAGTCTTTGAGCCTTCAAGCTTGCATAATA
This genomic window from Pseudodesulfovibrio sp. JC047 contains:
- a CDS encoding glycosyltransferase family 39 protein, which gives rise to MYDWTNIKNFFEKRYVLLWVNILFLISFSLFFRFLTSNVVESGGDAIYKWSIVKQYVLFGEVPFQLNHHACRWAINIPLFLLQKVFGTAPKFYYIWPFVTSTLSALFAFLLLEKVRTWRLGLVAAILLIFSDPMLRQGTQLLPMGTVVPFVLLALYFLIRWRDKKDKFNIVISAFFLFIAYGAKITTVYYIPAFLSLLYLFSDDKKNFVRNGVCFLSVFVVFFAVETFFFNTLTCSSFGRMELIQDSHRPIRAINLATNTWQSCSSSLLQYLANFLVYFKYPGRAPAVLYYSTIIVAVIALNKKWNDISITAVPFLFGFLGHAYAVTSIFPFTRPERVLFRYQSVVFELALLTILLFLSAPRFNKSALKCLSSSNRKDQVIRSIFFFALFIPITVNAVKRIHLDTGYMQTNRTMSLVRGAKEEGNPVYILQGETERESIKRIIKFRALYTNERYFGRTPYNRVHNIHLTDFPSIIRDGDSYMLVDSNGYVGDLETKAILLDRY